The following coding sequences lie in one Hyphomonas adhaerens MHS-3 genomic window:
- a CDS encoding HIT family protein yields the protein MTLHDSYDPNNIFAKIIKGEMPSIKVYEDEVALAFMDVFPQSEGHTLVIPKLVQARNLLDMPSDYLGQYMLKVQKVTRAVEKALTPDGLMVSQFNGAPAGQTVYHLHFHIIPRWEDKPLGRHAEGGMAKPEELEPIAEKIRAAL from the coding sequence TTGACGCTTCACGACTCTTACGACCCGAACAACATTTTTGCGAAAATCATCAAAGGCGAAATGCCGAGCATCAAGGTGTATGAGGACGAAGTCGCCCTCGCCTTCATGGATGTCTTCCCTCAAAGCGAAGGGCATACGCTGGTGATCCCGAAGCTGGTTCAGGCCCGGAACCTCCTCGACATGCCGTCAGACTATCTCGGCCAATACATGCTGAAGGTGCAGAAAGTCACCCGCGCTGTCGAGAAGGCCCTTACGCCAGACGGTCTGATGGTCAGTCAGTTCAATGGTGCCCCGGCCGGTCAGACCGTCTACCACCTGCATTTCCACATCATACCGCGCTGGGAAGACAAGCCGCTCGGCCGCCATGCCGAAGGCGGCATGGCGAAACCGGAGGAACTGGAACCAATCGCGGAGAAAATCCGGGCGGCACTCTGA
- the gatB gene encoding Asp-tRNA(Asn)/Glu-tRNA(Gln) amidotransferase subunit GatB: MSVRTPYTIKGDTGDWELVMGLEVHAQVASNAKLFSGAATAFGADPNCNVSLVDAAMPGMLPVINRYCVEQAIRTGLGLKAQINHYSRFDRKNYFYPDLPQGYQISQFAHPIVGEGEIEVDVEPAHGGEAYSFPCRIERLHLEQDAGKSIHDMDPNSTYVDLNRSGVALMEIVSRPDVRTPAEAAAYVKKLRAIVIALGTCDGDMEKGNLRADVNVSVCKPGQYEKYRETGDFGHLGTRCEIKNMNSFRFIQQAIEYEARRQIEIIEGGGKVDQETRLFDPNKGETRSMRSKEDAHDYRYFPDPDLLPLEVEEAWIEEIRSTLPELPDEKRARFEADYGLSRYDAGVLTAEAEKAAFFEEVAKGRDAKLAANWVTQELFGYLNKEDLELSESPVSAVDLGGLIELISNDTISGKIAKDVFGRMIAGEGKPADIVEKHGLKQVTDTGAIEKVVDEIIAANPEQVAQVKEKPKTMGWFVGQVMKASGGKANPKAVNDILKAKLGL; encoded by the coding sequence ATGTCTGTACGCACTCCCTACACAATCAAGGGCGACACAGGTGACTGGGAACTTGTGATGGGCCTCGAAGTCCACGCTCAGGTTGCCTCCAATGCGAAGCTGTTTTCCGGGGCCGCAACCGCATTTGGCGCCGATCCGAACTGCAATGTGTCTCTGGTCGATGCGGCCATGCCGGGCATGCTGCCGGTCATTAACAGGTACTGTGTCGAGCAGGCGATCCGCACGGGTCTCGGCCTGAAGGCTCAGATCAATCACTACAGCCGCTTTGACCGTAAGAACTATTTCTATCCCGACCTGCCGCAGGGCTATCAGATCAGCCAGTTCGCGCATCCGATCGTCGGCGAGGGCGAAATTGAAGTGGACGTGGAACCGGCACATGGCGGCGAAGCCTATTCGTTCCCGTGCCGGATCGAGCGCCTGCACCTGGAGCAGGATGCAGGCAAGTCCATCCACGACATGGATCCGAATTCCACCTATGTGGATCTCAACCGGTCCGGCGTGGCGCTGATGGAAATCGTCTCCCGTCCGGACGTACGGACACCGGCAGAGGCGGCCGCTTATGTGAAGAAGCTGCGCGCCATCGTCATCGCGCTCGGCACCTGCGATGGTGACATGGAGAAGGGCAACCTTCGCGCCGATGTGAACGTGTCTGTCTGCAAGCCTGGCCAGTACGAAAAATACCGCGAGACGGGGGATTTCGGCCATCTCGGCACGCGCTGCGAGATCAAGAACATGAACTCGTTCCGCTTCATTCAGCAAGCCATCGAGTATGAAGCGCGGCGCCAGATCGAGATCATCGAAGGCGGCGGCAAGGTGGATCAGGAAACCCGCCTGTTCGATCCGAACAAGGGCGAGACCCGGTCGATGCGCTCCAAGGAAGATGCGCACGACTACCGCTACTTCCCGGATCCGGACCTTCTGCCGCTGGAAGTGGAAGAAGCCTGGATCGAGGAAATCCGCTCGACCCTGCCGGAACTGCCGGACGAGAAGCGTGCGCGTTTCGAAGCAGACTATGGGCTGTCGCGCTACGATGCGGGTGTTCTGACGGCAGAAGCCGAAAAAGCTGCCTTCTTTGAGGAAGTCGCCAAGGGACGCGATGCAAAACTTGCGGCCAACTGGGTCACGCAGGAGTTGTTCGGTTATCTCAACAAGGAAGACCTGGAGCTGTCCGAAAGCCCGGTCTCAGCGGTTGATCTCGGCGGCCTGATCGAACTGATCTCCAATGACACGATCAGTGGTAAGATCGCCAAGGATGTCTTTGGACGGATGATCGCGGGCGAAGGCAAGCCGGCGGACATCGTCGAAAAGCATGGCCTGAAGCAGGTGACGGACACCGGCGCGATCGAAAAAGTCGTTGACGAAATCATTGCCGCCAATCCGGAGCAGGTTGCTCAGGTGAAGGAAAAGCCGAAGACCATGGGCTGGTTTGTCGGGCAGGTGATGAAGGCTTCGGGCGGCAAGGCCAACCCGAAAGCCGTCAACGATATTCTGAAAGCGAAACTCGGCCTCTAA